The segment GACTTTTCTAGAGAGGGACCAAAATGTAAATAAGGAGAGacttgtaaaataaataatatttacactTAGGTCCTtaggaagtagtataaatagaggatgtCATTCATTTGCAAGACATCCAAGCTTGAAACAATCAATCCAACAACTTGTAAGCAATCTTTCAAGCAATATTATCAATCTTCCACGAATACAAagtaagttgtcaagtgtcGCACGGAGTTAGACTCTAAATCCAAAAAATACAAAGTATCCGAACTTATTGAAGCTAAGAAATCTGTAACAAATTGTTATTGTTTAGGATAATACATGCTAACGATGTTCATACACTCTCGAGAATTTCACCATTTTTTCCGTTTGTTGAAGAAGGCAATGAATAGGCAAGTTGCAAATGTTCCATAAGCATTTTCAGCCATCTTGTTCCATAATCCATACTTGCAATTCTTTACGTTTTTCACCATATAAACTAAGACAAAGTAGTCAAATGAAAGTAGTCTTCCTCGCCTATGAAATTTGATACTGAAATTCTTTTTACTTCATCTCTATAAAATTTGatactagaattttttttacttcatctgAGTCACATCAAAATACTGTTATATCAACACGTTAACCAATTATATTGTTTGTAGAACAAAATATACCATAGCAGTATGTATCAGTCCTTGTCCAAGAATATTTAGATAAAAGAgttaacaaagtaaaaaaatttaaagattaatATAACCATGTCATCAATTCTAGAACCGTAGCACATACCACAATAGTTTGGATGATCATTTCTATATTTCATATACAGACATTCAAGAATTTGATATTCTCTTGTGGATGAAttagacaaaaaataaaatttgtatgcCTTACggttttttaaaagaaagaaaccATCATATGAGCACGAGATATCAGAGTAATGGAATcgttttgaagaaaaaatttgattagaATCATCTATCCTAATTAATTTCAAATCTctaaacacaaaatcacaacCAATGGAAGAATATTTTGAGACATTATTATgtctgttttttttctttctatttctgagaaaattaaattattaggttaaatttaatatatgaagacatatatataaaagggaACTATCGATtgttatgataaaaaaaaaagtttcgtGCTTGTATTAGGAATTAGGATTaggattaaataaattattatttttattatattagtaaTAACTTTCtggattaaataaattattatttttatttatattaataataaatacttCCTTTAGCGACTTGTATTATGATTTAATGTAAGATTTAAATTCGTCCTCTTTTTTCAACTGACTcacaataataatcaaaattatgattttacaTATTTGAAAACTACACATCGACACATTTTACAATAATTACTAATAACATAAAGTACTCAACCAAAGGCTCCTAAAAGTGATATAATTATACTATGGAAAAATAATAGTAGttacattcatcctcgaattaacacacatgaaaataaaattttctttacattAATCAAGGATCAAAGCTATTACTTTATCcatttaaaaaatgatgattTAGTTGACTTagaataaagtttaaaaaagaaaaagaatcttttaattttatagttctaaattaaagttatatcaaatgtatcaaaatatcttttaattttgtggccttaaacatgtcatgtagaaagttgaagttaaagtgttataaaaaaataggaaaagactcatttttttaaaatagactaAAAGAGAAattagatcattcttttttggaaaaattacgcggttaagcaaacttatattttttaattactcatcatagttatagtttgctataatcaCCACTCACGACTAatattacattaattatgttCACTAATTTCGAGTTTCTATAATTAGCtacatttgtatatgtataattcgttaGAATATACAagtgcatatgtataatatacaattatttaatcaatattatatacaattcacctctctcccactctctgacctctctcgctcgcttctctcctccctctctcaatctcgctcgcctctctcccaatctcgcttgttATAtgtacaaatgtatatgtataatatacaattatctaaccaattaagggaaacttacataaatgtactataataaaaaaatatttaccatttatagcaataatatttttacctcacttgatcacttttaattcatttataatacaagtttaatacatattacaaagaacaatttattattcacatataatacaaattttaataatgaataatatatttatcacacattttaatacacttataatacaatgtgacaatttttttaccaaacaaacataatatatttcaaaaaacaattataattcatatatattgcatacataattcacttttaatacatattacaaatttaacaaagcattgctataaatggtaataaacaaaaagtatcgctaaaatcagtaattattttttaaaatgtattaatttatgtaatttttccatataaatatataattcacctctctcctgCTCCCTGCccaatctcgctcacctctctcctctctctctctcaatctcgcttgtcatatatacaaatacatatgtataatatacatttatctATCCAATTTACATacacaattcacctttctcccactttttgccctctctctcgcctctctctcccaatctcgctcacctttctcctccctataacatgtagctaagaattgttattatcaaactatagttatgaaAAGTAATTAGGCTATTTTTAGTGGCGGGAGGGAGTATTTCTGTAATTATATTGGTGATATTTGCTGCTCATATATAAAtgtaggaaaaattacataaattggtacattttgataaataattacttattttagcaatattttttatttattacaatttataacaatattatgttaaatcgcaatatgtattaaaagtaaattatgtatccaatatatatgaattataattgtttttattatatttgtttggtaaaaaattgacacattgtattataagtgtattaaaatgaattatctatcattaaaatttgtattatatgtgaataaaaaattattgtttgtaatataaattaaacttgtattataaataaattaaaggtgattaaataaaaaaaaatattattacaataaataataaatattttttaattataacatACGTAAGCTTCTTATAAATGTATGTACCCGACAGCGTGACTCGCTTCACTCCCCGTCTTCGACAGTATATTTAAGTAGTCCTATCGCGCTCTGTTTTATTCATCTCGTCTCCTTCAATCTTCTCACTGTACAAAAAAAATGCAGGTAAATTTACACCAATTTCGATTATCATCTCCTCAATTTAGCTCCTCTTTCTTAACCAAAACCCTAATATATTTTCCCTCTTTGATGTatatgttttcaatttttatttttatgtcctTTCGTGATTTTTAATTTCATGTGCAACTTAGGTATGTTTGTGAAGTTTTATTTTTACCTTCATATTCGAATTTGATTATCATCTTGCAGATCTCCACGAACACCCGATGTTTTCTTCCTATAaccctaatttattttgtgtagCTCAGTGTACATGTTACTGTAATTTTTCTCTGTTTGTAGAATGTACAGTTGATTAATGAGTGTATACAGGCTAGTGACAGGTTCAACATCAACTCCCAGCTTGAGCACTTACAAGCTAAATATGTTGGAACAGGACATGCCGATTTGACTAGATTGTAAGTTGCCTACTTTTGcattttttgaaattgatctaatttatatatatatttattgtctCTGTTTGACATTTATTGTTAAACAATTATAACTGATGTTATGGATGTTTTGTATTTGGTTTAGTGAGTGGGCGGTAAACATTCAGCGCGATAGCTATGCATCCTATGTTGGGCACTATCCAATGATGGCGTATTTTGCCATTGCAGAAAATGAATCAATTGGAAGAGAACGTTACAATTTTATGCAGGTTTGTGCTTTGTTGAAAATGTTTATCTTGTTTTGCAATTTGGTggttattttgttttcttagaTCTTAATGTGCTGGCTTGTGTAAGGAATTGTTTTCAGTTTTCTCGTTGACTTGCATAATGAGTGAACTCAGTGCTATTAGTGTACTTCCGTGCGTTCCTTTACCAGCTAGATGATTGAACTTGCTGTTGCTTTGATGTTAAGATTATAGGTTGTGCAAGAGCATTGTCTTTTGTTGAAAAAGTGAATTATATGCACTAATAAGTTATAGCACCTTCATGTTGccctttctttttgtttttttcgaTTAAAATAATACCAGTAATTAGTAAGAAAAACGTGTACTATTTCCAAACCAAATATCAAACTGGCAAGGTTTCTTGCAAATGAGCATTTAAGAAGGATGGTTGTCAATCTTAGTGTTTGGGTTTTCCCTATTTATAACTTTTTGTCATCCGTCCGTGTGCGGGGTTGAATAAACAAGGTTTGTGACGTTGGATCAAATTTGAGTTGAGGCTCCAAAAGAAGTTACCAAGGATCTGAACTAACACAAAAAATTGGAGTAGATGCTAAGACCATGAAGTTGGAATGCACATGCAGTTTTTGGGGAGCTTTTGATTGGTCAATCTAGGATATTAAGCTAAGTTGCCGGTGTAGAAAATGTAGAGGAGATACTTCATGATATGTTTAATCATCAATTAGGGTTGGAACATGTATAcctatagtttaagggtatgtCAAGGAAGGATATGTCAAGGAATTAGTGTTATGAGTTTTGCCACCTTTTTGATGTATTCTTTATCCTTTTGCTATATACTTGCTAGACTTGAGTAAGTTAGCTCTAACTTTACCTAGTTTGTCCATTTTCTTAGTAAACCTGCCACTTGAAGCCATTCCACTTTGTCGGCtagaaaatatgatttatagACTTTCGCTCTACCTAAAGCAAGTATGTCATTTTTGTGAGTAAACCTAGAACTTGAAACCATTCAACTTCATCCGCTAGAGAAAGATGCATACGAAGACATCAATATTCATTTTTGAATATCTCCTAGCGGTTCACCACTTTTCAGTGCTCAAGTGTGTGAGTGTGTTATgcctttaaattttgaattgcaTAGAGCTAAAGGGAACTGTTTGGGTACTAGTTTAATGTTGTGCTCTATTTGGCCCTTTATATAAAGCTGTACATACACTCTGTCATGCTGATTCTATCTGCATTCTGGAAAGACCAGTCTTTGAGGATTCCCAAATCTTCCTCTGGTTTGATTCGTTTCAGGTCAAGTTCTATGGAAAGAATTGAAAGGGAAGATGTGTTTCCTGAACCTTTCTGTAGGGACTGCTTATAATCACTGTCTAGCTTCCAACATATAAAGGACATCctaacaataattttatttccttACCTCATAGGGTGGTATGTAGATGGAAGttaacatttttgaaaagaagGAGAACATGAAGTCCTTTGACTGACATTAACAAATGGAGTTTTTGTGACGATATACTAGAAGGCTGTCACACTTCTTCGAATAGAAACTTCCAAAACAATTCTCCTTCCGTCCCAATTTTGTGGCAATTTTTTATTGAGCATGGAGTTAAAAAAGAACTTGTGTTGTAAAACAATCTATAGACATTTGTGTCGCTATAAATCGTCTcattaatagtaaaaaatagtAGTTAAAGTTGATTTGTTTCTAAATAAGGAGTATGACATTCTTTTTTGAATAGACTAAAAATAGAAGTATGCCACATAAATTAGGATGGAGGGAGTTATTATTTTTGTGAACTTAGAAGTCTTAGTCTGTGATTTAGAGCTACGGTTCGACTTGCCTGTAGTTATTTGTAGTGGTTAAACCTTGTTAAGCCCAACAACCATTGTTATGTTgccactttaaaaaaaattataggcTAGAGGTTAGTCAGATAACATTAAGAAAGCGGACTTATCTCCAACGTGTATGCCTTTTGGAAAGGATAGAGTAGGTATGCAGTTAATCGTCATCTCAACATGATCCCACTCGTGGATGTTTGTGTGACCATTTGTTAAATGCTATAATTTTAAAGCTACTTATCTGGAGAGCCAGCCACTTCCTTAATAATTTCCGTGTTGATGAAAGGGTTAGCTGGTTCACGTGGAAGAGAGAACGTTCAAGTTTATTTTTCACCGGACATGGAAAGATTACAACTTGTTAATAGTCTTTCCATTTTATAAAAGATAGAACAAGCAAAAGTATTGAATTTCTATATCATTAGACGTATATATGATAGATTGTGAATATACGTCCTTGATTTGGTCTTATACTATTATTACTAACAATGCGTAGTTGCTTGTGCTTGTGCAGAAAATGCTTTTGCCGTGTGGTCTTCCACCTGAAAGAGAAGATGATTAAGAGTTGCAATAAATAAAGGCAAGATGCAAGGATCATAAACCATAGGTTTTCGTTATCTCCAGCTTCCTTGCATTCTTTTCATATCTTGTCCACCCTACATTGAACTCAATTTGAAGTGTGTAAATGGTCAGTTTGGCAGGCCATTTATGGATGCTGGTTAAACCTTAGGAATTATAAATCGTTTACATTTGATCACTCTATCTATAACCTCTCTTTGTGATGAGTCGATTTCAATCCATCATtcgtttttgttttcttgtatgTGTATCAAGAGCACATATAATAATTGATTAATGGGAAAGGTTAGCATTATTTGATGTGCTGCGGGTCAAAATGGACTGAAATAGATAGTTGGGCTCATCAACACACAAACTGCATGCAATGAATAGGTGATTAACGTCGAATCCATATGACAGGAAATATCAACCAATCAGTTTAATTTGTTGAATAactaatacaaaattaataacCTAGATTTTAGCATTGATAAGTCGTTTATAATTTGCATATAGTTATGCTACtgcaaatataattaattaatagaagTCTTCGAAAagaatcaaaaatatatttagactATCCGAAATAgatcatatttacccttaaactatattttgacGGAGAACTACTCTTCTCATCAAACTATTTGGTCAAAAGTGTCTTTCTTATTAACGTCAAACTATTTGGTCAAAGTGTCTTCCTTATTAACGTCAAACTATTTGGTCTAAGTGTTTTCCTTATTAACGGAAattgttaaatgccatgtggatgccacattgcaCAGCAATAAGGTTCCACTGCCATATAGATTAAAcggaaaatgataaaaaaataccaTTAAATTATCCGAAATAACTCATATTTACTCTTAAATTATATTTCGGCTTAGAACTTCCCTTCCTGTCAAACTATTTTGTCCAAACTACCCTTCTTATTAATGGAAGTTGTTGAATGCCATGTGAATGTCTCATTGCATGTCAATAGGgttccactgccacatagactaaatccTAAttactcccccccccccccccNNNNNNNNNNNNNNNNNNNNNNNNNNNNNNNNNNNNNNNNNNNNNNNNNNNNNNNNNNNNNNNNNNNNNNNNNNNNNNNNNNNNNNNNNNNNNNNNNNNNNNNNNNNNNNNNNNNNNNNNNNNNNNNNNNNNNNNNNNNNNNNNNNNNNNNNNNNNNNNNNNNNNNNNNNNNNNNNNNNNNNNNNNNNNNNNNNNNNNNNNNNNNNNNNNNNNNNNNNNNNNNNNNNNNNNNNNNNNNNNNNNNNNNNNNNNNNNNNNNNNNNNNNNNNNNNNNNNNNNNNNNNNNNNNNNNNNNNNNNNNNNNNNNNNNNNNNNNNNNNNNNNNNNNNNNNNNNNNNNNNNNNNNNNNNNNNNNNNNNNcacccccccccccccgtttcattatttttcagaaaCACCCATTCTTCCTCATTTCGTGGCTAGGGTTTCATAGTTTTCTTCCAGGATGGGTTTCAAAGTGAATACTCGTGGTGATAGGTTAgtaaatcttttttcttattttatatgttaacGATTTCAAAGCATAACAGTTAGGATTTCACATCTTTCCCCTCATTTCGCAGTTAGGGTTTCATAACTTTCTTCGAGGATGAGTTTCAAAGTGAATATTAGTGGTTGTAGgctagtaaattttttttcttattttattacatttacaatttcaaagcatgatagttAGGACTTCACAACTTTCTCCTCATTTCACGACTAGAGTTTCCTAGCTTTTTTTGGGGCTGAGTTTCAAAGTTGATATTCCTGGttgtaaacataataaaataagaaaaaaaaattactaaccTTCAACCAcaaatatccactttgaaacccaaCGACGAAGAAAATTGTGAAACCCtagccgcgaaatgagggaAAATGGTTGAAAtcatttctgaaaaataatgaaatgaggtaaaaaaaaaaagagtaattaagatttaaggatttagtctatgtggcagcGAAACCTTATTGATGTGCAATGTGGCACACATATAGCACccacatggcatttaacaactttcgTTAATAAGGAcatttttgacccaatagtttgatgAAAAGGGTAGTATTGAGCGAATTATAGTTTAAAggtaaatatgagctatttcgaattgtttaagggtattttttttatcattttccttTTAGTCTACATGGTAGTGGAACTCTATTGGGGTACAATGTGGTATCCACATGACATTTAATAACTTCCGTTAATAAGAACACTTTTGACCCAATGTTTGACGTGAATGGGTTTTTTGAGTCAAAATACAGTTTAAGGGTAAATTTGAGCTATTCTGAATAGtttgagggtatttttgacatttttccatatttctaaTATCTTAAACTTTTAGATGACATGATTATACACTTCAACGTGGTATTTGAGCAGACCCATCCCAATTTGTTGTTCACTAATGATTGGGCCCATTTAAAAGTGTTCACGTTTCAATTGAGATCTGGGCATGCGGTGAATATTAAGATATCCCTATATCGATAGAGTAATGTGAATTCGGTCTCCTTATATGGAATTGGACAAACCTTCCCTCATGAGCTAGTTTTGAGGTTGAGTTAGGCCTTAGGTGTTACATCTTTACACAATGTTGAGtgttgagaatataattaattaataaaaatttattttaaaggtatGTTCTTGTTTTGAAATCAAAGTATTTTGGCTTTCTCTATCTCATAAACAAAATTCAGTCACTCTGTTCATAAACTAATCAAAATTATCctcaaattaaatgaaatttctagTAGAAGGTACATATTTGTGAACCCTTTTGCCAAATAAGTTAAACCTAACatgaataaaatgttttaattaaaattcctCAGGAATAATGTATCTGAAGCCACACCTACGTAGTAAGTACTCTTACATCAAATCTTCAACTACATATATGAGTGTATAGGCCCTCCATCTTGGTTACATCAACACTAACATGTATCTTTGAGTctgagaaaataaagaaaacactaACAGGGAGCTCATGAtcttagaattaaaaaaaaacttaattcctaaatgcatattttttatACCAAATGACTGCAATAACTATTAAGTAGTTACCAATTATTTATGTTCATGAATAAGGCAAAATCAATGTGTGTATGTAGGTTaataaaatacatcaaattATAGATCAAAGTCAACATTATCAAAACTCATATCCATCTTATACTCTTCATTTCATCAAAACCAACTACAGTTGCATAAAAAAGATCACATCAgaacatataaaatgaaaatttataacttcaaaatataaatcTAAACATAACTGATAGAAAAGTTAAATCTCAAAAATGTCCTTGCAGATCAAAAGCACAACTTCATTACCACTAAGCTATCAATCAATCGATTTTTGTTAGAGATTCACGAGTTAATATACATGTAATAACTCTTTCAAATTCAATCCGAGGCCCCTCTTACTGCGTATCAGACTTTTTATCCTGTGAAGTTGCTGTCACGAGGACTGATTGTCGAAAACAAGTGCTCTGATGAAATCCAATCTCCGCATCCTAGACTAACAGAAGGATACATTAATCGATGTTCCATCAGATTCTTATAACAACTTTTCTTGATGAATGGATGATGAAGCAACATATCAGCACTATATCTCAAACAGTTATCCTTTTCGAAACACTTGCTTAAAAAGTCCTTTGCTTCAtctgatattttttttggaatctCTGGTTTACGATGCGCAATCATGAACATTAACTCATCCTTGTTTCTATGTACGGGCCATAACCACTCCCCAGTAAGCATCTCCACCACAATGCAGCCAAGTGCCCAAATATCAACGGCTGCACTGTGAATCCCATACACTATACATTCCGGAGCTGCGTACACAAGGGTACCTCTATGGCTATAATAGCCACTGTTCTTCAAACGCTCTCCCCTGTATGTAAGTGATTCAACTGATGTCAACGACAATCCAAAATCAGTCAACTTCAAATGTGGAACTTGGAATTGTGGACGAGGAAAAACAAGTATATTAGCCGGTTTCAGATCACAATGGACGTAACCTTTACGGTGAATATGAGAAATTCCAGATAAGATTTGAAAAGTATAGTAGGCAGCCTCTGATTCCCCCATGATCATATTAAAGGGGTTATGAATTATATCATGCAAAGTTCCACCAGCAGCATATTCGAGCATGAGATTATAAGTGTGCTTATCGTTTTCAATGCTCACATCTTCTCCCATACATTGTACTACATAATCAGATCCATCCAACACTTTGAATATTTCCCCTTCTCTTCGGAGAGAAGACGAATGAGAAAGTTCAGCGGATTTAACAGCTCCGTAGATCGTAGTTCCTGAATAGTATTGTGGTAACGGCGTTGCAAGAGACACAGTTCCGTAAGAACCAGCTCCCAACACCCTAAGCTTTTTCCACATCATACTTGATCgatgaattttgattttgattgagTAATTCTGTTTGTGAATGCTTAATGGCTTCTCAAAGTATGTATTTATAAGATTTGTAATGATTTTTCCCATTCCTAATGTTATTCTATTTAggattaacatattttttagtAGCTTTTTTCTGTATCTTATTCCATTTGGGACTTAAAAGAGTTTAATCCATTACATTGTAGGTTAAGGATTAAACATGTTTTTAGTAACTTTTTTCCTAATCTTTTTCTAGTTGAAAATATAGTTAGTTATTATAAAACTCAATTGTGTTATTGTCTtagtataaaatatttcatattcaatactttaaattaatatataaatatagttCTACGCgtatttttcattcaaaaagaaatttcattcaGGCCTATTTTTTTGTCACTAATGAAATGTTTAAATTCGTTACATGTCACGGGAAAttgtagaaaaaatattatcccAAAAATTTGGAAttacacataaaataaatataaaatatcatcgAGGAAACAGTCTTTTAGTAAACAAATAATGCTTTATATCACATTCAGGaagatgaaaaggaaaaaaaaaaaaggttttcatGGCAATAATTGACCAATAGAAATGTTACAATAAAATTACTAtgatctttattattttttataaaaattatgtcTAAGTcaatattaaacaaataaatttgaacAGATTGAGTAATTCATGTgtaataacttataaattaaTCTTTAATGGAAGTTCTACATTACAATCGGAACATTATTAATATTTGCTTTACAATTACTCCCTCATTTTTACTTGTGCATTATTAATTTGGCGCAATCCTTAAGaatgacaattaattaaatcgtcttttgaatataataaagatatttttgaacTAAAAGGTTAACATTAGGGTATTTGGGAGTTGAATTATAGACAGAAAATAGCtttatatcaattcaaatagttaatcggtatttt is part of the Solanum pennellii chromosome 8, SPENNV200 genome and harbors:
- the LOC107027205 gene encoding uncharacterized protein At4g14342-like, which encodes MQASDRFNINSQLEHLQAKYVGTGHADLTRFEWAVNIQRDSYASYVGHYPMMAYFAIAENESIGRERYNFMQKMLLPCGLPPEREDD
- the LOC114078293 gene encoding mitogen-activated protein kinase kinase kinase 18-like; the protein is MMWKKLRVLGAGSYGTVSLATPLPQYYSGTTIYGAVKSAELSHSSSLRREGEIFKVLDGSDYVVQCMGEDVSIENDKHTYNLMLEYAAGGTLHDIIHNPFNMIMGESEAAYYTFQILSGISHIHRKGYVHCDLKPANILVFPRPQFQVPHLKLTDFGLSLTSVESLTYRGERLKNSGYYSHRGTLVYAAPECIVYGIHSAAVDIWALGCIVVEMLTGEWLWPVHRNKDELMFMIAHRKPEIPKKISDEAKDFLSKCFEKDNCLRYSADMLLHHPFIKKSCYKNLMEHRLMYPSVSLGCGDWISSEHLFSTISPRDSNFTG